Proteins encoded by one window of Nicotiana tabacum cultivar K326 chromosome 10, ASM71507v2, whole genome shotgun sequence:
- the LOC107831225 gene encoding protein NETWORKED 4A, whose amino-acid sequence MASTFVKSNKMRRMESKKSHSWWWDSHISPKNSKWMQDNLEQMDQNVKRMLKLIEEDADSFAKRAEMYYQKRPELVTLVEEFYRMYRSLAERYDHVTGELRKNVPSDLQSQGSGISDVGSEPPSRLPSPDRRPSRPKPGPRAAGFEFFLGTGGSSSDLGKEGDESSTLDSESESDDSSINNYSSTLSNDDDQGLRRKISELEVELRDVKEKLRAHQEDISESSFRGSHVGGNENALARIAGYDELRNAKEKIRLSEEEISRLRIELQRYESGDYAKNIHELNVGQEAKISDEENATEEEPQVLDPESKIRTLEEELKSTIEKLHDSEKEVECLREELKSNGSSNKLLQDQLGSAQKDVSGWKAKLEREKREVSKLQDRIARYKSNLSDRDQEIRGLKESISNANKALAEENMQLEGEITKLLKERTYLEDNIKEMDLRCQSLEEDVRRTAAGKEEMEMLLKSEIEQLKFTIAERDSHIEELNRSLDTLSQKYDVLVTEKDALNARVACLDEELSSKDDQIDQMNNHLHQLHIEHVALISETEGARKMVEGLRSRVKELEREVERQKEIVLEGAEEKREAIRQLCFSLEHYRNGYQRLRQALEHKRLPVMAS is encoded by the exons ATGGCATCAACTTTT GTAAAGTCCAATAAGATGAGGAGGATGGAGTCCAAGAAATCACACTCTTGGTGGTGGGACAGCCACATTAGTCCCAAAAACTCCAAGTGGATGCAAGATAATCTTGAAC AGATGGACCAGAATGTAAAAAGGATGTTGAAACTCATTGAAGAGGATGCAGATTCATTTGCTAAAAGGGCAGAAATGTATTATCAGAAAAGGCCAGAATTGGTCACACTAGTTGAGGAATTCTACCGCATGTACCGGTCATTAGCCGAGCGTTATGATCATGTAACTGGAGAGCTCCGGAAAAATGTTCCTTCAGATCTTCAATCACAGGGGTCAGGCATCTCTGACGTAGGTTCTGAACCACCCTCCAGGTTGCCCTCTCCAGATCGGAGGCCTAGCCGCCCTAAACCTGGTCCTCGTGCCGCTGGATTTGAATTCTTTCTTGGCACAGGTGGAAGCAGCTCGGATCTGGGTAAGGAAGGAGATGAATCGTCAACATTAGATTCTGAATCAGAATCAGATGATTCGTCTATCAATAATTACTCAAGTACACTGAGCAATGATGATGACCAAGGGTTGCGTAGGAAGATTAGTGAATTGGAGGTTGAGCTCCGCGACGTGAAAGAGAAGCTTCGAGCGCATcaggaagatatttctgaaagcTCATTTAGGGGATCACATGTTGGCGGCAATGAGAATGCTCTCGCTAGAATAGCCGGATATGATGAACTTAGAAATGCAAAAGAAAAGATTCGGTTATCAGAAGAAGAGATTAGCAGATTGAGAATTGAGCTTCAGAGGTATGAATCAGGGGACTATGCAAAGAACATCCATGAGCTTAATGTAGGACAGGAAGCTAAAATTTCAGACGAGGAGAATGCGACAGAGGAAGAACCACAAGTTTTGGACCCAGAATCTAAGATCCGTACACTTGAGGAAGAATTGAAGAGCACGATAGAGAAGCTTCATGATTCAGAGAAGGAGGTGGAGTGCTTAAGAGAGGAACTTAAAAGCAACGGATCCTCCAATAAATTACTTCAGGATCAGCTTGGATCAGCACAGAAAGATGTTTCTGGCTGGAAAGCCAAACttgagagagagaaaagagaagtcTCAAAGCTGCAGGACCGAATTGCGAGGTACAAATCCAATTTGTCAGACCGTGATCAAGAAATCAGAGGACTGAAAGAATCAATATCAAATGCCAACAAGGCTTTAGCAGAAGAAAACATGCAGCTTGAAGGGGAGATTACCAAATTATTAAAGGAACGAACATATTTGGAGGATAATATCAAAGAAATGGATCTACGCTGCCAATCATTAGAGGAGGATGTTAGACGAACTGCAGCGGGGAAAGAAGAAATGGAGATGCTGCTTAAATCTGAAATCGAGCAGTTAAAGTTTACCATTGCTGAGAGGGATAGCCATATTGAAGAACTGAACAGAAGCCTTGACACATTATCCCAGAAGTATGACGTACTGGTAACAGAGAAAGATGCCCTAAATGCCAGAGTTGCCTGCCTTGATGAAGAGCTAAGTTCTAAAGATGATCAGATTGATCAAATGAACAACCATTTGCACCAACTGCACATTGAGCATGTCGCGTTGATTTCTGAAACTGAAGGGGCCCGTAAAATGGTGGAGGGGCTGAGGTCTAGGGTTAAAGAATTGGAAAGAGAAGTAGAGAGACAAAAAGAAATAGTTTTGGAAGGAGCGGAAGAGAAACGGGAGGCAATTAGGCAGCTTTGCTTCTCTCTCGAGCATTATAGAAATGGTTACCAAAGGCTTCGGCAGGCTTTGGAACATAAGAGACTACCTGTAATGGCATCCTAA